The proteins below come from a single Aptenodytes patagonicus chromosome 2, bAptPat1.pri.cur, whole genome shotgun sequence genomic window:
- the GATAD1 gene encoding GATA zinc finger domain-containing protein 1 → MPLGLKPTCSVCRSTSSSMWKKGGQGEILCNNCTARSAPPGPAAFATTSAAAQHSNGGGGGGKQSKQEIHRRSARLRNTKYKSAPAAEKKVSTKGKGRRHIFKLKNPIKAPESVSTIITAESIFYKGVYYQIGDVVSVVDEQDGKTYYAQIRGFIQDQYCEKSAALTWLIPTQASPKDCFDPASYIIGPEEDLPRKMEYLEFVCHAPSEYFKSRSSPFPTVPTRPEKGYIWTHVGPTPAISIKETVTNNL, encoded by the exons ATGCCGCTGGGGCTGAAGCCCACCTGCAGCGTGTGCCGCAGCACGTCCTCCTCCATGTGGAAGAAGGGCGGACAGGGCGAGATCCTGTGTAACAACTGCAcggcccgctccgcgccgcccgggcCCGCCGCCTTCGCCACCACCTCGGCCGCCGCCCAGCACAGCaacggcggaggcggcggcgggaagCAG AGTAAGCAGGAGATCCACCGGCGGTCTGCGCGGCTGAGGAACACCAAGTACAAGTCAGCGCCCGCCGCGGAGAAGAAGGTTTCCACGAAGGGCAAGGGGAGGAGGCACATCTTTAAGTTAAAAAAC CCCATCAAGGCTCCTGAGTCTGTATCCACTATAATTACGGCAGAATCAATCTTTTATAAG GGTGTATACTATCAAATTGGAGATGTTGTTTCAGTGGTTGATGAGCAGGATGGAAAAACATACTATGCTCAGATCCGTGGGTTTATTCAGGACCAATACTGTGAAAAGAGTGCTGCACTAACCTGGCTCATTCCTACGCAAGCCAGCCCCAAAGATTGTTTTGACCCAGCATCCTATATCATAG gacCAGAAGAAGATCTCCCAAGGAAAATGGAATATTTAGAATTTGTTTGTCATGCACCTTCGGAATATTTCAAATCTCGATCATCTCCCTTCCCTACTGTTCCTACAAGACCAGAGAAGGGCTATATATGGACTCATGTGGGACCTACTCCTGCAATCTCCATTAAAGAAACTGTTAccaataatttataa